AGAACTAGACAATAGCAAATGACAAGCCAAAGATGCACAGTTGATTAGGGCAATACCTGTGGCATGGAGAGAGACACTTATGGTTTCCACATCTGAGCCTCCTATCACAAGTCTACAAGCATTGATCTTTTTAGTGCTTGAAACTTGAAATGAGCCAAAATcatgaaaagagaaaaaaaaagatgtACCTCTGCGCAGGGTGGGCAATCCCCAACACAACAACGTCGCTTACAAGCGTGGCGTCCACAGGCACGTAAACGCTGACATTTCCTTTCGCAGGTCAAGTCTTGGTGGCAAGGAAGCTGATACAATGCATCACAAGAATTGGGGAATTTAGCCATTTGCTGTCTGATAAGCAATATCATAGAAATATATACCTAACAAGCTGTAGCATTACTACTGGACCAGATTAAGGAGAAAGAAAAATAACCAATTGCTACTTATTGTTACTCTGTCTTTTAGGTAGTATGAATTGCAAGGGGTAACGTTGGACTCAAAAATCAATCTGAATCACATGAGCATTCAGGCATTCTATGTTTGTCCACTAACTACTAAGAACTATCTAAAAGTAGATTTAAACAACTGGTCTTTACATGCAGCAATTGCTTACAGATACCATCCTGCCAATCAGGTGCAACTAGTTTAGTGTTGTTAACTGCTTGCAAGTGCTTGAATATCTGTTTTGCTTACTCCTTGCAAGTTTAAAGATTATGATCACAAACATGTTTTGTAGATATGTACCTCCTTCTTCAAAACCCCACAGCGGCAGGACTTTTTTATCACAAGCCGGCAGGTCACGTCACACGGGCCACGATGGCACCGCTCGGGGCACTTGTGCCGTCCGCACCCAAGCACCTtctcacaagttgatccacatgtcgCGGCCTCCACATCACACTCCAGCCTTGGATAATCCTTCTTGCCACAAGGGCAAGTCCGCTGCCCACGAAGCGGGCATTCCCCGCATTTTCCACCATGGCATCCCCTCTCACACCTATGCTTCCCACACTCTAGCATCCCACTACACTCCCTCTTACACTGGAAAACTCTTTCAGAGCACAGCCTCTCCACCATTGTCTCTCCACACTCACATTTGTGATTCCCCCGCACAGCACACGGTGGGCATGGCCCATCATGGCAATCCACAGGACAACGGTGGAGTTCACAGCTAAGGCGTTTATTGCATTTACCCTTACAAGAATAGCGCTGATGTGCACAGCGCCGGGGCTCACGGTGCGCCCCGCAGAAGCACCGGGCGTTAGGAACAACAGCCGGGCATGGAGGACATGGCCCAGGGTGGCAAAGCAGGAGGCAGGTGTGCTCGCAGCCGGAGTCGGGATTTGAATTGAGGCGGCGGCCGCAGACATCGCCGCAGGAGTGGGGGAGGATCCAGGGGTCCGCGGGAGGGTCTTCGGTCTTGGAGCAGAAGCAGTGGTAGGAGGTGGGGGTCTGGGATTTGGGGTAGGCGACGCGGCACTTGGGGCAGCCCCAGGTGGGGGAAGGAGCGGCGGAGGCTGACTGGTGTGCCCATGACTGGATGCAGGGGAGGTGGAGAAGGGCAAAGCATGAGGCGGAGCAGGACCAGACGGGATCCGAGGGGCGGATGGGGTCCAAGCAGATCAGGCACGGCGGTGATCGGCGGCGCGCGGCGGAGTTGAGAAAGATGCCGACTTTCGAGAGGTCGGCGCCATTTCCGGCGACGGAGAGGTAGGTGGAGAGGACGGACGCAGTCGCCGGGTCGCAGGCGCTGAGATCGGTCTCTTCCCCGGAGGAGGAGTAGGACGAGGGGTCAGAATCGGAGACGTGGCTAGGGTTCGGCGGCGGGGGCGCGGGTGCAGTTAAGGGTGCTGGTTTACGGGTGGTGGCGGTAGCAGTAGTGAAAGGAGCTGGTTTCCTCGAAGAGGATGCGGCGGCCGCCGCATAGGAGGACGGCATCGCCGGCGTTTAGGTGGTCGCTGGAGATCGGTGGTGCGCGCGAGATTTGTGAGGGAGGGGAACGCAGCTTTTGCAGTTAGGTCCAAGACACTTCGTACTCCATTATAAGTACGTACGTATATATTTTGTGTGTAAGAAATGATACCTCTATAATTTGACCGAGAACCTTTTtaaattgtttggattgcttatcATGTAACCTAGTTGAGTTACGCATTGAATAGGAAAGATGTTTAGAGCATTTCTAGCGGATCCCGTAAACCGAATCGTCTAACAAAATAACCGCCGGTTTACGGGCCGGATGCGGTTTTGCCGGTCGGAATAGATCCCGTATATTCGCCTGTCCTGGGTATTTTTTTCGGGATCCTGCAAACCTTGGCCCAATTTCGCCATATCTACGAGAATTGCTTCATTTTTGCCGGATCTTCTTTCCGTTCTCATGAACCAACTTTCGGTTGCTTCCGCTCCCGCCTCCTACGTGGCCGCCTCCTCAAATTTCGCATCCGACCTCGTCGTCCGGCCTCGCGGCGTCGGAAACCACCCAGATGGAGTACCCACAGTCGTCGGGTGCCACATTATGCGTTGCCGCCGCCTTCAATGCCGCAGCTCCGTCCTCCCACGCCGCCCGCGGTAGCTTGTGTCGGTGCCGCCCCAACTCCTTCCACTACCGCCATGAAGAGGAAGCAGCAGGGGAACCATCTCGTCCAAGGGGGTGCAGCCGATGCGACACCATCCTCTTTCAGCCCCGCTTCAGTTCCTCACGTTAAGGCCGCGGGCGGGAGGAAGAACACCTCCTCCACCGGCCCGGCCGGTGCGCGAGCAAAGCCCCCCGAGGAAGGAGGCGATTGTAGCAAGGGGTCGGGCTCCTCCCTGCCTCTAGCCGGCCACGACCTTCCCATTCATGGTGACTCCACCGGTCACGCCTACCACGTGTTCAATGAAACATCTGGGAGGTACAAATTTTTTGTTTTGCTTGATTTGCTCCGGTGATCTTTCCTTCGCCCGTTTGGAACACTTGTTTGAGCTTTGCGCGTTAATTTTTGTAGCCAAAGTGTGCCATCCACATATACTGAGATATTAGCCGAGAGCGATGGATTTGAGTGCCCCCTTGACGATTTCGACATGCCTCATGTGGAGGTCGAGGCGGAGGTGGATCAAGCGAACGACGATGAAGATCGAGGAGGCCAACTACGATGCTAGGGTGGGGAGGACCGGCAACTACAGAGAGACGGAGGATTTGTGCTTGATTCAAGCATGGGAGAGTGTCTCACTTGACGCCGTAGTTGGCAAGGATCAAAGCGTTGGAAATTATTGGCAAAGGATCAAGGAAAAATACCACCAAATCATGTCGTTCCCTTCTGGCCAGACCTTGAAGTCACTTCAAGGTAGTTGGGACATCATCAACAAAGCTTGTGGCCGTTGAAGTGGGTGCTTGAAGCAAGTGCGGAATGTACCTCCAAGTGGCGTCACTATTGATGATTATGTGAGTCCTATCTTCATCTTGTTGGCTTTGGCCAAGTTATGAAGAGTTTGAACTCATACTTGTCTCAATGTCTATGTGTAGGATCACATTGCCAATGAATATTTCTAGGAAACCGTAGGCCAGTCATCCACtcttcatcattagcatcatgaactcctcaaactacggtaatcacccgaaagaatcccaactattgtcaccttggggtatgcggatcataactcgtaataggtgtctacaacttgcaagataggattaaaaacacaaatatagtcatgaaaacataataggttcagatctgaaatcatggcactcgggctctagtgacaagcattaagcatagcaaagtcatagcaacatcaatctcagaacacagtggatactagggatcaaaccctaaaaaaactaactcgattacatgataaatctcatccaacccatcaccgttcagcaagcctatgatggaattattcactcccggtggtgagcatcatgaaattggtgatggggaaaggttggtgatgatgatggcaacgaatccccctctccggagcccaaaacaaACTCCAGAtttgccctcccgatgaagaacaggaggcgggcgactgctctgtatcgtaaaacgcgatgaatccttctctctgatttttttctccgtgaataggtacttatagagttggaattagggtcggaggagctccaggggcccacaagcctgcagggcgcgcccctagggcttgtggcctctgggtggccccctctagttgattctttcaccaatattttttatatattccaaaaatattctccgtaaatttttaggtcaatccaagaaattttatttttgcacaaaaataacaccatggcaattatgctgaaaacaacgttagccgggttagttccattcaaatcatgcaagttacagtccaaagtaagggcaaaagagtttagaaagtagatacgatggagacgtatcaatcatacaATGAAAAGGGATTAACACTGACAACTggaatgaatgtgtgaacatgaatgtaatgtcggtgagagatacgtactcccccaagcttaggcttcatGCCTAAGTTGGTCATTGGCCACGGCTCAAAATAACCCTCTCTTGGATACTGTGGAGGGTCCTGAGGGTTCCACTGGTTGGCGAGCTCATGTGGCTCCGACTGATAAACAGGCTCCTGATGCATATCAGGTACTGGGGATTTCGTCAGTTCCTAGTACGCATAAATGTCATCGGGCATAACAATGTACCTGCCTGAATGAATAttgaacaaagaaggtgcaggcaaggtaataatctcacacgTACCCTAACTGAATACTAAGTTGTATAAGAGTCGCTTATCATCATCTTTGGTAATAAAATCGTGTGCTACCATGCTAGCATAATCTAAATATTTAGTGGGTAACCGCATCTCCTCCTTCTCATCATGTCTAATAGGGATCTCAAAATGCTTAGCAAGGCGGGAGGCGTAAACACCACCAAAAAATACTACCCTTCAGGTTTGTGTGTAACCACCGAGCAAACTATAGCACCCAAACTAAAAGTTCTATCACAATATAAAGCATGGCGCAACAAGGTTAGGGGAactaaggcctccactctcccCACGATCAGTCAAACATCTCCCGGCAAATAATGTATAATAGCGCAAAACGGGAAAATGTAAACTAGCAACTCTAGCTTCAGACACTCCTCTCTCTTCCCCCACGGTAGTTTCAGAGATGAAATCTGCCATGTCTCTAGGACGTGGCTCACTAACGCGACCATCATAAGGTATTTTGCAAACATTGCAAAAATCataaagtatcatttccttaggctCATCATATAAGTGGAACTCTACCATGGGTGGATCCTTCCTAGAATAGAAGTGAATTTTGCACgaaggtattagtgagtaggagatattgATCACACTTATCTTGGAGGAAAGGAATGAGGCCTGCATTGTCTGCCAAATAATAGAATCATCATAAATTTTCGCCTCATTCAAGAAtgtatcacttggccatttgcacggccgaacctccgccgcacgcggaaggttgtacttgggcttctCCACCGGAGTGTCCTCCAAAGCTCCCTCCGAATCGCGGCTTGATGAGCCCCTTAGCCACCTCCTCATGGCTTTTCTTTTCTCtgtaaatttctgaattttttagtgactcaaaataaaagtgaaccaagctcaacaagattgatagcaactactcccacaagtgtctacaggctatatcatgcaacaaaactactttggaccatataattttgacatgcaagctcaagaacatggtcaccacaacagcaaaaatttgtaatatatatatagcactagaacaaaaacaaactggaccattggaggagtcacatacacaagaacaatcccccaaaacagtttcgaaaATGGAGGTCTGAGCAAGgacatcgaaaatggcagcaagatgagcaagaacacgggtttgagcattGGTGCAATTTTTCTGAAgaaagacgaagtggatgggtggtTGGACTAAGTGAGGGGACCTACGTGGGTCCCACAAGCCAcctaggcgcgcctagggggtgggcgcgccctgtgggCTTGTGGCCCACTGGTGCACCCCCCCTAAGGTGTGTTCAGTGCCAGAAAATTTCAAATATtgaataaaaatcatactaaattttcagggcttttggagaacttatattttcttatcattttttattgcatggataatttagaaaacagtaaAATAATAGCATTTCTACTTTAttaattctaaataacagaaagtaaaaagtgggtacataaagttgtgtttactaaattcatccatctcatacccgtcaaaaggaatccattaataaggttgatcaagtcttattaacaaacttcttccgaatgacatgaaatcGGAGAATCTTCGCATAGCACTAGGTTGCcttaatggggatatgcatgtccccaacaataagaatatcatatttctttttgacagtaggaatagggaattcaaaacctccaatagcaattgttgaaatttttccaatagaattgatgctattaacttgaggttgtttcttcaggaagtgtaccatatgctcattaccgttaacatgaaaagtgacattgcctttattgcaatcaataacaacccctgcagtattcagaaagggtctaccaaggatgatcgacatattgtcgtcctcaggtatatcaagaataacaaagtccgttaagataggaacatttgcaactacgacaggcacatcctcacaaataccgatgggtatatcagttgatttatcggccatttgtaaagatatttcagttggtgtcaagttattcaaatcaagtctacgatacaaagagaaatACATAATGCTAACACcgactcctaaatcacataaagaagttttaatatagtttcttttaatggagcaaggtatcactacaaaaaatactcttccgtgatgatacgtgtttatcacagattcacagtaggtcacgttttcggtcatgcatgtacatccatgacgattttatgacagaatcaagatagtcatacatgtgctgttgtagaagtgttccatgacattaccaaaattatcatcatggaagtgtccacttccatgacgataaatggcgcgtcatggaagtgctttcgtcaagggtaaccaacacatggcatccacttTAACGggccgccgttaagctatcgggttccagtttggatccgataacccgttcacagctcagaccaatggggattttccacgtgtaaaattctcattcgccggcaGATCCACGTGTCGGCCCAGCGTTCGGATAGTTGTCATCCAGCGAATGGACGGGacacgcctatgatacgtcgacgcgtgtctcggcccaacagtggcccattcaggtcAAAAGACCGGCCCGTTTGACCTGGTCAAAAGGTAATGGCCGACCCACTTAAAGCCTACTAGCGGCTTGTTcgcgtatagcccatttacagcccgctaactcacagcccattatggcctatccgaattaggcccagtagcgtcatctgggtcgtccaatatgattccagcccattgtaacttccggcccatgtatggcccatgacgtctttcggcccatatgaggccctttgtaactcttggcccattaacgacccatggtgaaactggcccgcaatgaacagtgtatcgctttatacccattaacggcccattatttcattgggccatttccagcccatgttatctttcggccttctcaggcccatttattcttgggctgatTTGCAACATTcgattacttacggtccgttacttgCATGTTTCGATTGTGGGCCAAATTGAGCCCATGGTTAAAGTCGGcatgtttgtggcccgttaatccgttgggccattttcatagcatcatataCATCCGATTAACGACGAcctgttatggtcagcccatgaacggacgattccaactctagcccgtttacggcccataatgcggtccaTTATTGgcacatgtttggccaatcgatcatacgacccgtagaagcccattgattctacggcccatagaaggcccattgtttctacggcccgtagaaggcccattgtttctatgacccgtagaaggcccattgtttctatggcccgtaggaggcccatggtgactaaagtaaatatgtagcccatggttaatgtggcctagttttaaaaaataggttattgcggccactagcaaaccacggaaaaagaactgcactgaatacaagcaaaaaaaataaacaagagagcaaggaaataaataagcaagcaacttacgctaggctatcacagctattacacatattacatccacttagcatcaaagttcgtcaccagtgcaaatatggggaacaaagtagcatattacatacattgATTGTCAAAGTTAAcgaccaatgcaaataaacgccACAATAAAACAAGTCCAGCACTGAAACCACTTCGCAAGAGCTCTAGAAACAATATCCTGTGTATCCatcatgctggcaagatgcttagcaagcttattagctttctcttgtttggtgcttaaatcctccagcacttgctgttgcaccagaaagtatccatctaaattctgcaaggacttcctcagtccttcgacttcctgtcgcagcacatctgatcgatgtcttttaacttgaagttgagactcaagaagccgaactgattcaggcagcgagttcgaagtgctggtgccagcagtagtggcaagtaactcaaacactacatcaagacatgactttggggttctcTCAGTGTCTTcactatagtttttatcagctttcttggagaccaacagggatgtctcactatcttgaaccttatctgcattacttcctttaccattgcataacgggttaCTCTTCTctaatattttgtctgcattctaaaagagaaacaagcatacAGATCaccggtttaccatgttgtatatgaaactcatttggtaaaccagttcagtagtaaggtggataggataacaacatgagaCAAACAtaaatctatgtagtatggtcactgtatggtctatatcattctagtttatgttgccaaatcaagatagagacatttcAAATCATATATGTTTAAGGCAAAgcggcatagacagaatataagtgtgggaaactacacagcaataacaacacctgaaatgtgcatggcatgagaacataattgtttattcaattgaaactgaaatcaacatagagcaagttacaacaacaaacatgttaaagaaacaggtttaaaacatacctgttgtgccattggagtttcaattgcacccttcaaatttgaaattagtgggtatgagtaaatacagtgatgcaagagcaaaggggtatgaaccatagctatagaacctgacctgagtgttgggaaacgttgcatggaaaacaaaaaatttctacgcacatgcaagatctatccatggagatgcataacaatgagagggggagagtgtgtctacataccctcgtataccgtaagcggaagcgtttaacaaagtggttgatgtagtcgaacttcttcgcgctccaaccaatcaagtaccgaacgtacaacacctccgcgttctgcacatgttcaactcggtgacatcctccgccttcttgatccagcaagatggtgaggtagtagatgagttctgacagcacgacggcgtggtgatggtgatggtgaatagatctccgcagggcttcgcctaagcagtacgaaaatatgaccgggggtgtaaacggtggaggggggtgccgcacacggctaggcaattgtctgttgtgtgccaggcacccccctcccacatatatataggtgggagggagggaggagcagccaaaggaagCATCCAAGTAGGAGGAATtctacttggggtccctcccaagccgcaccccctttccttatttggagtgcggggaaagACATGGGAGGGTGGCGcctccctttcctttctcccatgagagggaaaggcaggagaggctagccctcccccttttccttccctagggctggacAAACAAGGGAGGGGCACatgagcccccttgtgggctggtttgtcccctcctttggcccataaggcccatatcttgtcgggggggggggggcgattccttcccggtacgtccccaaacacttccggtgtccaaataccatcatcctatatataattctttacctctcgaccatttcgagactcctcatcatgtccgtgatctcatccgggactccgaacaacatccggtcaccaaaacatataactcatataacactatatcgtcaacgaacgttaagcatgcggaccctacgtgttcgagaactatgtagacatgaccaaaacacatctccgttcaataaccaatagcagaacttggatgcccatattctctcctacatattctatgaagatctttatcggtcgaaccattatgacaacatacataattccctttgtccatcggtatgttgcttgcccgagattcgatcgtcggtatctccatacctagttcaatctcgttaccggcaagtctctttactcgttccataatacatcacctcgtgactaactccttagtcatttgcttgcaagcttatgatgtgtattacctcgagggcccagagatacctctcgatctatgccaactcaacaaacaccttcggagatacctgtagagcatctttatgatcacccagttatgttgtgacgtttgatagaacacaaggtatccctccgatatccgggagttgcataatctcatagtcaaagggatatgtatttgacatgaagaaagcaatagcaataaaactggacgatcattatgctaagctaacagatgggtcttgtccatcacatcattctcctaatgatgtgatcccattatcaaatgacaacacatgtccatggttaggaaaccttaaccatctttgatcaatgagctagtctagtagaggcttactagggacacggtatttgtttatgtattcacacatgtatttaagtttccgatcaatacaattctagcatgaatactaaacctttataatgattaaggaaatataataataaccattttattatttcctctagggcatatttgcatcactgagaacaattcttcttctgttttaagcgttgacttggggttcagagtggtggtcctcgtgctttgggcactgcagttgccttactaacttctcgtgtttgggtgctctatggtggagacggtgttgtatcAAATGGAACTTGGTTACTATCAGCTGGGGTGGGGTTAGaaagggtgtagctggttctttgtccaactaggtaggggtacaatctgtgtgagtctgggttatgtgtggtggggctggttcttgggcaagtacaaccatgg
The Triticum dicoccoides isolate Atlit2015 ecotype Zavitan chromosome 3A, WEW_v2.0, whole genome shotgun sequence genome window above contains:
- the LOC119267440 gene encoding NF-X1-type zinc finger protein NFXL2-like yields the protein MPSSYAAAAASSSRKPAPFTTATATTRKPAPLTAPAPPPPNPSHVSDSDPSSYSSSGEETDLSACDPATASVLSTYLSVAGNGADLSKVGIFLNSAARRRSPPCLICLDPIRPSDPVWSCSASCFALLHLPCIQSWAHQSASAAPSPTWGCPKCRVAYPKSQTPTSYHCFCSKTEDPPADPWILPHSCGDVCGRRLNSNPDSGCEHTCLLLCHPGPCPPCPAVVPNARCFCGAHREPRRCAHQRYSCKGKCNKRLSCELHRCPVDCHDGPCPPCAVRGNHKCECGETMVERLCSERVFQCKRECSGMLECGKHRCERGCHGGKCGECPLRGQRTCPCGKKDYPRLECDVEAATCGSTCEKVLGCGRHKCPERCHRGPCDVTCRLVIKKSCRCGVLKKELPCHQDLTCERKCQRLRACGRHACKRRCCVGDCPPCAETCDRRLRCGNHKCLSPCHRGACSPCPLMKTISCFCGKTYFEVPCGTEKNQKPPKCSKRCNIDRLCRHKLDCRPHKCHYGACPPCKLICGEELSCGHKCKERCHGSIPPPNPEFTVKPMKKKMEKHIECTPGTPCPPCQEVVLVPCFGEHLGQERAIPCSKSRQFPCQNLCGNLLHCGNHYCTKDCHVLEIPSDQRKADTILSLSRNNTLAEPCERCNLRCQRARDPPCSHPCPLRCHLSDCLPCKVLVKKSCHCGAMTHAFECVYYNNLNAKQQLKARSCSGPCHRKLPNCPHLCSEICHPGQCPSVDQCMKKVNVRCACNTLKKEWVCQDVLKEYRRSGRDPKEVPKGQFGVGLLACGGDCVKKVNVSAAELHLRKVQETKSPAAEVTNVPKRRKKRDRGAQEPVQVSMWQQIKWYLVVIIALAGLVVLGLVIWKGVYQISDWMNEMEEQKARERLLRAGRL